The window CATTAGTATTACTTAACATTACAACCACATAAGTCATGTCAAGTCTATCATGGGGAATGATAATAATtggacacaaaaaaaaacacaacgtACATTACCAGCTATGGTTCTTATCCTTTTTCacttgttaaaatttaaaattattttgttaatttttttcagatatctaaggaaaaaaaataaatattaaataatttattaaatctttCAGAGTCACATGTTCTTCTGGTATCCAGCCAGCCTTAAATAATGGAGTTTCGTCAGCTAGGTTTTCTTTCAGCTCTTTTCCTAGTAAGCTTGTatctttctttaattaattagttgaatGCTTTTTGCTTAGAAATGTTTTAAgttcaaagaaattaaaaaaacacttctTTTTAAAAGCTCTTGCTTAATGGATTATTTCTTTAATGCTACTATGAGTTATATAGACCAAACACAGTTTAATAAAGAGTGAGGCTTCTTATAGCATTATTTATCTCAAACTTTCTTCCATCATGCATGTGCATGCTTAAAATATTGCAATATACAGGACTACAATGTTTTATAGGATAATTGACTCTTTCAAATTGAAAgaattagattaaaaatgaaaaaaaaattctttcattatatattatattttgatcgtttggcaagtgtaccaaaatGTCTAAGTAGTAAAGACTCAGAAGTCTGAGTGTCGGTTTTCACATgaactttgttttgtacttgtattggataatttttaatttataaaaataaaagatgagatGAGGTAAAAGATAAGCTAAAAGAAACAGTAACTAGAATGATAGATATTAAtaagagataaaatatataataagaaattCAATGGGATGAAAATATTAGAACCTAACATGTCCTGTTTGcctaaaatgtattattttagattCTTCTCTATCAATTAGGTGAATTTTTCCTATACACATCTATTAGAATATTTGTCATTGATGTCTCATAATGACAAAACTATCTTATCTATCTATCTTTCAAATgtctttacaaagattcaatagataaaatgcatgaagttctaattctagacgtttgctttgatgcatgagTATAATACAATCACTATAtatctagcaatgattttattaagatatgcattcttttagttctattagaaattaacCTCTGTCGATACATGTAAGACCTTCTTTgtatttctattaaggattacccTTTATCGAACACTTAATCCCTAAAAATGATACAAGGATGAAtgatatatgaaattaaaataagaaaggataataagaaagaaaatacatGTTTGCATTCATAGATATGAAAtatacaatacatcttttggtTTGTTAGGCCTGTCAGACTCTAACTAAGGATTTAGTCTCTTATAGCCATAACAACTCTTACACTTGAAAAGGGATATATAAACTTATGGAGGATAAAGGATGGAAaagaggataaaaaataatggaagagaagaaagaatttcCTAAGAAAGAGTTCTCAGGCTTTAAGTGTGTATTAGAGTGTTCTGAATCTTGGTATGTCTTTTCTCTTTGGTTTGATCCTCTTTCTATGGTTGCTGGAGTGGACTTGGATCTGCATACTCACACTAAGCCTCCAGTGCTTGCTTAGCGTGGATACCTGTATTCGTGCTAAGCCTGCGTTGTTCGCTTAGCGCAGGTGCCTATATTCGAGCTTAGTACGCCTCTTTTCACTTAGCGCTAATGCATGTTTTCACATTGTGCGTCTTGGACTGGGCCTGATGCCAAAATcttccttttcatatttttgctattttctgtatttttttttacttttaatccctcattttcatatctgcacgccataaataagtaaaatattaattcttgacaattaagtataaataactgctaaataaatatttttaagattattttcattatcaaaaacaacttatatttaacaattattattatacaattaaaaaaaataagttctcTGTCATTTATAACTTACAAGTATATAATTTTACTAGAATactcattattatttatttttctatctaaAATGAATTCCCCCAAATTACTTTAGaggaaaaaatatgttttgactaaaatattttttttttctcataaatatcaaaatatttaaaatttatctttataaaatttttgatatattttttatgtgacTTTTTAACCCAGCCTAGGTTTGAAAAATCCTAACCTTTTGATGACTTTGCAAACAAGTTGGTCCATTAGTGACATGTGTTCAGACCATAACCCTCACCTTTTCCAAACTCCGTACCCTAAACCAACcctatctctctctcttcaaTGCTGACGACTTTTGGGTCGCAGATCTAAGGGAGAGAGGAAACGCCGATGGGTGGGAGTGTCAACCCAAGAGTTCTTTTCCCCGCACAGATATGGTTCTCTTATGGGTGAGTGCATGGATCCTGAATTTTCTCTTAAGCACGCTCTCGATCTCTTATTTTCGCTTTCAACGTTGAAGAATAGAACCCTACGTCTCGTCAAGTGGCACCCTCGTTAAGGGGCGGAAGCAGAAGAGTCTGGAGGCGACAGCGAGGCTGCCGACAATGATGTTGTTTTTGAAGTGTAAGTTGTGGCCGCTAAAGCTAAAGAGTCATCGACGAGAATCATGCCATTTGTTTTGCtacttatgaattatttttgcCTTTTAATCGAATTTTGGGTCTTACGTGTTGTTGTTGCATACTCATCAAAGCGTgtctttcttcctcttctttttctcGTGGATCACCCACTACAAGTCTGCAAGTAAACTTGTTTCAAATCCATGCAGGCCAATTGTTCCAAGATTTGCCTTAGACAAATGTTGTTTCATGGAACGTGTTGATTTTAGAATATTCATAAAATGGGCACTTCAACTATTTGATGCCAATGTCCATGATTGAGAATTTTGGAGGAATGCCATGATGGGTGCCTATAGCCAAAATGGGTTTGATGGTGACTATTATGGGTGGCCCTAGGTGGTGGCTCTTATGGGTTTGAgagaaagatattttttgtaaaaaaattctacAATTTGTGGTGATTAAAAATCACCacaatgatttgatttttttttttatttatggtgGCTTTAACTCctataaattgtattttaaaatttaaattaaaaaaaatgttgcataagtttaaattaaatttgttttaactctcaattaaaaataaaatattttaattttgtgaagacaataaatatatcaaaaaatttacacaataaattttaaacattttaatatttatcagaaaaaaacatattttaagttatatttttttcatttgctaatatatatatataaagagttaTGAAAATAACATGATTCTTGATATCTTGACAGAACTGAATTAATACTACTTTATGTTTGCACTCTGCTAGTGGCTCAGCAAAGGATTTGAAAGTGTAGGCAATCCTTTAGTGCGGTCTATGGCAAGTATGCAATGATGGTTTTCTCAATCAAGAATGTTGTGAAATTTAGGATTTCTAGTCAATTTACATACCATTCAGAACattgtttctctttcttttcttgaaaaggaaaaaataaaattcatttcatAAACTAGCTACATTTACACAGATTTTTGCAGATGACCTCATTTCGCACAGTGAATCTATTGCATCATCTATCTTTTTCACCGATTCTTTCTTTGATGTCAGCTTATCAACAAGTATTCATAAAACATTGTTCTGTTAATTGACATTGTCTGTTGAAGAAAGATCATTTATCTATCTAACAAGtcaatttaattttcactttaGGTAACTAAACGGTATTATCATCATCTAACAAAATGTAAATGTTATCAGCACTCAGCATGAATACACGAGCAATCTACCTTCTAAAGTTGTCCTCCTTCTGTACATATAATAACAGCAACCAATGATCACCCCAGAAATTAATCTGCTGTTACTTCAAGCATGATTCTCGGTAACAACAAGGTATCAGCCACAGTTGAGGGAAAGAGAACGTGAAAACTGAATAGTGTAAGTGTAAGAGTAACAAACATGTCCATCCACAACCAGTTTTCGACCACCCAAGATACAGCGTAAAATGTGGAAGGTGGGAAAGTTTTTTCTAAAAGGAATGGACAATAATAAGCCTAGCTGCAGTTGACTGGCATGGTAAGATAGCGATATAGCTAAGTGTCACTGTACTAGAAATTACTACATTGTTCCTAtgatgagttttattttttttaagtctttccagtaaattaaaaatttgattattaGTCGTCAGATAAAGTTTTTGTTGGATCATAACATATagaatcatataataatttctagtcattatatatatacatgtcaaagcaaatttattaaaaaaaattctacccaagtttttgtaattaatttacaattttttataacttaaatatgtttttaatttctttactaAATATCTTGTTAGTTCcccagtagttaaaaataattgttaattgaACATCCAAACTGCCATAAATGAGGTAGAAggaactgatttttttttataaatttaaaagattaaaaaatacagcttttaattttaaagattaaaaaaattaaatttaagggactaaaaatatatttaaatattttttaattatttatttttgtgcaCTACATGAATCGCGGGCTAACGATTTCAAAGAAGTTTGTGCCCAAAAAaagatacaatataatttataagagttgatattaaatggaaaaatatatttataagaacACCCAAAATGTTATTCAACACTTAaggcgagaaaaaaaaacactacaaggaagaaaaataaCTATTACTAGAAAATATGAATGATCcaagagggggtgaattaaatcctattgaaataaaaaaaaaaaaaaactacaggaatttgaaaaaaaaaacattatatttataGCCAATGGCTTTGTGATACATATAAGCCATTCTGAAAGCtgtttaatttcctttttgctTGCCAGCTGGTGTGAaggtataaaatataattaataaatataattaatacattGTTAGTATGAGTTCTGCTGACTGGAGTTCAATTTGGACACTGtatgttatgtatttttttctttttctaatcttTGATTTTGGCTGTATGTTTCTTGTCCCCAGTTAAGTGTCATCTTAACATAAAAGACTAACGCAGTTAAATTTGTATGAAACAATCCTTCAATCAAAgctaatattttgaataaattatacACTCATTATCTTACTTCAAAGATGGGATCACACTATAAACAGGGAGATGATCATCTTGAATTACTTAAGAACTAGTGCTTTATATCCACCACAATGATGTACGAGTTGTGTGACTTGCCGAGAGGGCAGGGACACaacatatttttcataattatcaTGTCTGTAgtctcataatttattttcatataatgttttagaatttagatattgaaaaatattgatattcTAAGAACTTAATATCTAGGTGATTTATatctacaaataaaataatattgtttagtctgatttatgtatttttcgtaacgtaaattatttgatataacTCTTAAGGAATTATGAGCAATATTAGATGATTTAAACTCTCTTACTTGAAAGATCATGATTAAAGTATGTTAGTGGATCGGGGTAATAATCAGTTTAatgttaaataaagaaaaatcatttacgATTATATCTAGAGTAGTTCTGGTAAATTGAGTCTCCAACATGTCCTATAACTCATCATCATTTcacaatttcgagcgtttgtTTTCTTACCTTTACACATTTCTTGCTTTGTAGTTAATTTAcatcaatttatatttatgcATAATCAATGAAAAAGATTCGATTTGATCCAccaattacttaaaaattatatatatataacctttGAGTACAGTAAAATTTTTGTAGACTCAACATTCGatcttatcattttatttactaCTGACACAAATTGATACGCTTCAATGAATAAACAAGTATCATGCTAGATTTCAACAAAAATCAAAGGAAAATGAGGTCAACCGATGGATAAGAAGGGGAATACAGCTAATGGTCATTTGAGTACTCCACATCAAACATTCtttcaatcataaaaaaaaaaaataaggactaTGCCAccattatttcaaatatttgatATGTTTTCCAATTCACATCGGCATCCACCCCtaaaaaacttcatttttatccatctcctctttgattttttttattttttacattttatcttaaaaaattcaaCACCATGCTTTTCATAGAACCTGATTAGTGTAGTCATGCCCCGGGCTATGTTTCTTAGTACTCTCTAAATGTCTGAAAATGATTTTACTTGCCTGAAATCTACATTGGCATTTCTCTGCGTTACAAATCTTTTACTCTTTTAGCTAGCTGCACTGAAAGAATTTCATCAACACATATTAGGCACCATTgctaaatcttttttatttaagcaGCTGGTGGGACTTTTTTGTTGTATTATGacattaaaaaacttaaaaattaacaataacatAACGTTCCTGTGTATTAATTAAGGATCATAACACAACTTCATTTCATTCAAGTATGAGGATGCATAACCAACACATAAAGTTTTTACCTTAGCtatatcatacatatatatttatattacaatAATTACATAGCCATGTATAGAAATAGAACTCAAATTTTGTAGCTGCAGTATGTAGTGTAAGGTTGCTTAAGAGCAATCTATAGTTTCCACCTCCATGACATTTGTGGCACCACCAACTGCATGGCTTTCAGAACTGGAAACCAAAGTGatcaaaaaatcaaatatatcagTGGCTATAACAGCAGAAGCCAAGTCCTCTTTGTGCAAAGTCCTCCTTTTGCCTTGGATGGCCATGATCCAGGACCTTCTAGTAAGTTCCTCAATGAAGAGCTCACAAGCCTTGGAGAAAATAATTGGAGCCTCACCTGATATCATCTTAACATCCTCCCCAGAATTCTTCATGATCTTCTTGATCCTTGCCAAGGGCAGTGAGTGGGGCCCTGTCCTTCCTGATACCCCACCACACAGTAACCCTGAATATGCACCAGCTTGTCTCATATTTGTTCTACTTCACTCCTATGTGTTTCTGAGTTAACTTCAGCTTTAGTAGTCTCTTAGTTGTAGCATCAGTGTCAAGTTTGAGTGTTATATATGCCATTTCCTTTGAAGCTTTCATAGTTTCACTCCAATAACATGGCCGGCCAAGCCTGCTTTAGCCGTCTAATTGGAactctaataaattaattggaGATTATGAATTCTTAATTAGACCCCTTGACTCCAAGACACTtactgtatttatttatttaaaaatttgttgctCGTGTCAAGAAACATTAGGGATCCTGAAATTAAAAAGAGTATGTAATGATTTGTGACTGATTTCTTTGTAAAGTCTTATAAACAAAggcttaattattaaaatgtttccttaattatttttaaagtttaattaagtctctcaatttttaaaatatttaatcagattcttaattttttcaaaatgtcTCAGTCAATTACTTTTCATACAATTGAATTTGACAtgttacaaatataaatttagaagTTCGATTTagtcctttatttatttatttagttcaatttgattatttatttatttgatttaatttgatcctttaattattaaaaattttaatttgatttgtctGCTATTTTTTGTAATGAAAAATAAGCTTATTTTATATCAGACATAAAAGCTGGGTAAATAAAATGGGAAATACAATTACTTGGTTGTTAAAAAATGATCTTAATGCTCTAACTAAACTATAAGCGATATTATTAGTTCACCTCCGATTAGTATGCTATTAAAAGGTTTAATGTTGGTTCCTCATTTTTCAAAATCgtcccaatcttcctctttttattcatttgaaattaatattattactgtTGTAAATATCGCGCGGTGATTCAGATCTGTGATCGAATACCGGTAGTTTTGAACTGatactatttaaattttaaattattaaattttaaccatttaaaatattaaattgttataaatattaaatttttatattagtaaatattactataaactaattaaataaattttcacaaataaactaattaaataatttattaaattaaattaattaaatctttaactCTATTAATTATGTAACGAAAGCTGACGGTTACCGTGTCTATTTGTACTTTCATTTCCTGTATTTTATGCACAAATCTTTGAAAtcagaaaacaaattaaaaataaattggtgtaagatttataattaaaaaataaaaacagaataaaaacacgaaacaaaagcaaaaataaatgtcatctaaaaaaatttgaatcacacacaattttataatataacctCACTATTCTTAATTTTTGGTGGTGAATGCTCACTTGTGCATGTAGTGGAGATAAATTCACAAATGGAGAATTACTAAAAGATTACGTCCCTTCACTGCTTTTGGAAGCTATATATTGATCAACAGTTCAACACCAATAGGAGAAGCTATTTCACATTTAAATGAGTAACATCCTTATATCTtcttatatataacttttagaaTAATGATGTACTAATGTTACATACGAGCAAGTGTAAACAAGAATCAAAGAAGAGTGAATTGTTGTTATGGAACTCGATTCATCGATCCTACTTGAAATGCTCAACGTGTGAGTTGTCTGACAATTGTTGTTTGTAGTAGTGTTCGTTTTCAttagtgattttaaatttaaatcttaagtgtatagttaatttattaaatatttagaacaTGATAATTTTGTGTGTCCCTTTCAAATATGCATGttgtcttataaaaataaaaaacttgattGGTGACTATCAGTGCCTTAATGGACGGCCGAATTTTGCCAAAACTATGACTTAACTGCTTCTATCTTCCATTGAACTTTATTGTTGGTGTCTAAGCTTATGTAGCCTGGTCCTAGTTCACTAGTTCGCCCatacaattaatttaatgaaaatttacttgttgttttgccattaattaagaatttaatttttatttattattaatgtaaattgtatattattaattaattaaaataattttaagtataattttttagataattattatacaagtcaataattttatcatacatGAATTCATAAATGGataatagtgtaaaaatattatttattagtttaaaaGATCAtctaaaaaaagtgtaaaaaatattataccgtTAATGCatcttagttaatttttaatcttaaaaaatttaagttttaaattaagCACACTGaaattattctaattaaattatttttaattttaaaaataaaatttaaattttaaattaaaaatactataattaaaaataattctgtcacacataaaattaaatctcTGTTTGATAACTTTATGATTATTAaaacttcaaatttatttttaaatcataaaaaaagagACAATCTAAATAAAGAGTCCCTTcctctttatatattttacctTTTCAATTATAAAGGTTTTACAACAagttgtttggttttttttttttttctctccaaacaAAATAGATGAAGAGACCCTTTTTTGCTCCCTCTCCCTTCTCTCAAACAAGAGAGGATAtatatgctttttattttattcccttCCCACTCCTCACCTTCTCTATTAGTAGCTGTTAGCTGAGGATTATAATAAACGTGACCTTACTATGTGAAAGCCTTATGGTCCATTatgtattaaaaagaaataaaaacaattgaTTGATAATGATTTGATTTGTGTAGACAAAACACAGAAGTGATCTGAGGCTCCTAAAAAGAATTGAAAGTAACTAGCATATGGAGTAAATTAATTCACACATGTGTCCCTTAAAAATTAGATagaacatataaataaattatttccaaCTAAATACTATGGAGTATAATATTCTAACTTAACAAACAGATACAGATATTTTTTTCCAAAGTTTTTGGCCCACAAGAAAAGTGTTCTATACGTGATGATACATAGCCGTTTTCTTATGGACCAATTGAGCAGGTTCTTTGACTTGGGAGTCTCACGCTTCCAATCACTAAACTTTGCTTAAGCAATGTTTCAAAGGAAACCACCCTAGCAAATTGTTCTTTCCCACTCTCACTATGCCCACCTAAAACTATTTCTTTCTACTTTTCTTCTCTCCAATCACGTGTCCACGAGTGTTCCACGTTGTTTCTTAAGGAAACTGCACCCCAGTCCGTTAAGTCTCCTATTTACTACTTCTATAATTGTCACAACCACCCCCAACATGCCCCCGCTGTGTGATTTATAACAAGTAACGTATAATATTATTCTGTCCACAACCAACCTCACAAGTTGCATTTATTTGTTACTAAATGAATGCTTTTCACTGATTTGTTTACCCGTAAAACATCATGGTCATTCTTGTGTTCACACTTCACACaatccagtttttttttttgaagtgatAGAATGGTGACACCCCACTACTAGACAAGGGGTCAATAACATGTTGGGATTGTAAGCAGAGACTCACCCAGAACATCGCTGCAAAGACCTAAGCAATTTACAATCCAGGTTGTTTTTGCCTTTGGTATATCATGAATCACCATATATGTATGTAGCTGAAGTACCATAGTTCTCTTGAAAAGTTACAACATGAAGAACCATATTATGCCTTTTATGAgaattattttcctttgttATCACATACTTGTCTATCTTTCTGGAATTTCCTTGGCACTTGACTCAATTTCTCAAGACCTGTCCCTAAGTGATGATGGTAAAAACACCACCTTGGTTTCTAAAGATGGAACCTTTGAACTTGGATTTTTCACCCCAGGGAACTCCCAGAAACGTTACCTGGGAATTTGGTACAGGAAAATCCCTATTCAAACTGTGGTTTGGGTTGCAAACAGGCTCAATCCAATCAATGATTCATCTGGCATCTTGAGAATGAACCCAAGCACTGGGACCCTTGTCCTCACACATAATGGCACTGTTATTTGGTCTACAGCATCTATAAGAAGACCAGAGAGTCCAGTGGCACTTCTCTTAAATTCTGGCAATCTTGTGATAAGAGATGAGAAAGATGCAAACAGCGAGGACTATTTGTGGGAGAGCTTTAACTACCCTACTGATACTTTCTTACCTGAGATGAAGTTTGGTTGGGACTTGAGAACTGGTCTTAATAGGAAGCTAATAGCTTGGAAGAGTCCTGATGATCCATCTCCTAGTGACTTCTCTTTTGGTATGGTGCTCAATAACTACCCTGAAGCATACATGATGAAGGGTGATCAAAAGTTCTACCGAAGTGGACCATGGAATGGCTTGCATTCAAGTGGTTCACCACAAGTTAAGGCCAACCCCATTTATGACTTCAAGTTTGTTTCCAACAAGGATGAACTTTACTACACATACAGCCTTAAGAACTCGTCTATGATCTCAAGGTTGGTGCTAAATGCAACAAGCTACGTTCGTAAGCGGTATGTGTGGATTGAATCAAAGCAAAGATGGGAGGTGTACACTTCAGTGCCACTGGACTTATGTGACAGCTATTCCCTTTGTGGAGCTAATGCAAATTGTGTAATTTCAGATTCAC of the Glycine max cultivar Williams 82 chromosome 13, Glycine_max_v4.0, whole genome shotgun sequence genome contains:
- the NF-YC12 gene encoding nuclear transcription factor Y subunit C-1 — encoded protein: MRQAGAYSGLLCGGVSGRTGPHSLPLARIKKIMKNSGEDVKMISGEAPIIFSKACELFIEELTRRSWIMAIQGKRRTLHKEDLASAVIATDIFDFLITLVSSSESHAVGGATNVMEVETIDCS